One Rhizoctonia solani chromosome 2, complete sequence DNA segment encodes these proteins:
- a CDS encoding serine esterase → MWGTPEHLARVEETIKEKYADVEGDTEFVSLRIRTNAESHTYDGLDWGAERAVKEIYQTVEEIESDGHKKVAKFSIFGYSLGGLISRYTIGILYQRGFFRNIKPVNFTTFATPHLGLPRIRGLVGTMMHKLGPKMLSRTGKQFYGVDKDIWSPDDKEGRPLLEVMADKDSVFFKALKSFPRVTFYGNAVNDLTVVYVTSMVEAHDPFVALKTKSHRLGIKMDPKYKHVIESFGEVPAGEEVPLSEIELEDRARKAALHWYSPSRYRTSRPFLPPFLQFPFPLNLVFYLLLPFLIPAGLTYATIRFNRESRSSRRRLEALADSPDAESSLAAILQKMEMAVADMVDPADPGVADEGWDSGVETDTVVVADPSEETRKRKATRPDTPEAAAAQSLPTPPAEEDRKLESKSTFSPPKPKPNDPLQPILSPAQLAMIESLNSIPQLRKVRAYFPYVRNAHSMIIVRDPKVFPMHEDGMGVVKHWADRFVL, encoded by the exons ATGTGGGGGACTCCCGAGCACCTGGCCCGAGTCGAAGAGACTATAAAGGAAAAGTACGCCGACGTAGAGGGAGATACCGAATTTGTCAGCCTGCGAATCCGCACGAACGCTGAATCACATACTTATGATGGGTTGGATTGGGGTGCTGAGAGGGCGGTCAAAGAG ATATACCAAACGGTAGAAGAAATAGAGTCAGATGGTCACAAAAAGGTTGCAAAGTTCTCGATCTTTGGATACAGCTTGGGAGGCTTGATATCTCGCTATACCATAGG TATTCTCTATCAACGGGGTTTCTTCCGCAATATCAAACCCGTCAATTTTACCACCTTTGCCACGCCGCATCTGGGCCTACCGCGGATACGAGGTCTTGTCGGTACAATGATGCACAAGTTGGGCCCAAAGATGCTTTCCCGAACTGGAAAGCAATTTTACGGTGTTGACAAGGATATCTGGTCGCCGGATGATAAGGAGGGGAGACCGTTATTGGAAGTCATGGCTGATAAAG ATTCCGTCTTTTTCAAGGCGCTAAAATCATTCCCTCGCGTCACATTCTACGGGAACGCAGTT AACGATCTCACGGTCGTCTATGTGACCTCGATGGTAGAAGCTCATGATCCATTCGTCGCCCTCAAGACCAAGTCTCATCGGTTGGGAAT TAAAATGGATCCCAAGTACAAGCACGTTATCGAATCTTTTGGCGAAGTCCCCGCCGGTGAAGAAGTTCCGCTGTCCGAAATCGAGCTGGAGGATAGGGCCCGCAAAGCCGCTCTGCACTGGTACTCTCCAAGTCGCTATCGCACTAGTCGGCCCTTCCTTCCTCCATTCCTACAATTCCCTTTCCCTCTCAATCTC GTCTTTTACCTTCTTTTACCCTTCTTAATACCCGCAGGACTTACATATGCAACCATTCGATTTAATCGCGAGTCACGCTCCTCCCGGCGCCGACTTGAAGCTCTCGCGGACTCACCCGACGCCGAATCCAGCCTAGCTGCAATACTACAAAAGATGGAAATGGCAGTTGCAGACATGGTCGACCCGGCTGATCCGGGCGTAGCAGACGAAGGGTGGGACAGCGGGGTAGAAACAGACACAGTCGTTGTTGCGGACCCCTCGGAAGAAACACGAAAGCGCAAGGCGACTAGGCCAGACACCCCAGAGGCTGCCGCTGCCCAATCTCTCCCCACACCACCGGCCGAAGAGGACCGCAAACTTGAGTCGAAATCGACGTTTTCTCCACCCAAGCCTAAACCCAACGACCCGCTACAACCGATCTTGTCCCCTGCGCAGCTCGCTATGATCGAGTCGCTCAACTCGATTCCGCAGCTTCGTAAAGTACGAGCATATTTCCCGTATGTTCGGAATGCACATAGTATGATTATCGTGCGTGATCCAAAGGTGTTCCCGATGCATGAAGATGGGATGGGTGTGGTCAAGCACTGGGCGGATCGGTTTGTTCTTTGA
- a CDS encoding Skp1 family — translation MSEGTVTFITSDNEQLITDWDVYRCFGIFSPPDNPPNSLEPIPLPQVSSSVLTKVIEYCAHHGYDKLRPIEKSQDADDPRKRQVSEIGEWDQQFIQVDQEMLFELVLAANYLDIPSLLDVGCKTVANQIKGKTPEEVRKHFNIVSDFTPEEEAQIKKRMNGVKIDRNARRCTHCVDLNMG, via the exons ATGTCTGAAGGCACTGTCACGTTTATAACAAGTGACAACGAGCAACTGATCACCGACTGGGATGTATATCGTTGTTTTGGCATATTTTCGCCACCAGACA ACCCTCCGAATAGCTTGGAACCTATCCCATTACCACAAGTGAGCTCATCCGTTCTCACAAAA GTGATCGAATACTGTGCTCATCACGGATATGATAAATTACGGCCTATCGAAAAAAGCCAAGATGCTGATGATCCCAGAAAGCGACAAGTCTCTGAAATTGGAGAGTGGGATCAACAATTTATTCAAGTCGATCAGGAAATGCTTTTCGAGCTAGTTTTGGCTGCAAACTATCTTGATATTCCTTCACTTCT TGATGTCGGGTGTAAAACTGTAGCCAACCAAATCAAAGGCAAGACTCCTGAAGAGGTACGGAAACACTTCAATATTGTTAGCGATTTCACACCAGAGGAGGAG GCACAAATAAAAAAGAGAAT GAATGGGGTGAAGATTGATAGAAATGCTCGTCGTTGTACCCATTGTGTCGACCTGAACATGGGATAG